The proteins below are encoded in one region of Triticum aestivum cultivar Chinese Spring chromosome 1B, IWGSC CS RefSeq v2.1, whole genome shotgun sequence:
- the LOC123093888 gene encoding receptor kinase-like protein Xa21 gives MNTLIFLCFTLSLYPYHTVSLASTNVTAMQMRRALLSLKDMVSDPFGSLHSWNSSNNPCRWRGVGCSRKHTERILELNLNSFGLIGGISPLLSNLSYLHVLNLGENHLAGQIPADRTGPLPADLGHLRRLRVLNLSMNSLQGGIPTSLAGCTNLMKLSLAHNQLRGEIPGEIGSLRNLVFFTLHTNYLTGNIPSSLGNLSSLVALSMAKNFLSGMIPTSFGNLSNLTIISLLNNQLSGAIPSSLGRLTNMVTLILDQNNLTGSIPPTIWNMSSLVLFSVETNELTGTVPPNALSKLSALEIFSLVENNFHGQIPSSLPNATGLIQFEIAINHFSGTIPPKLGGLQGLQFFVLAFNAFEAKNHHEWNFMHALTNCSELQALELNDNKLSGTFPSAASNLSTKLPYLSLAGNTISGHVPREIGNLVGLSGIIPSTIGNMVSLLILDLSTNHFTGTIPSSLFNITTLSIQLGISNNHFEGPIPPEIGNLQNLVVFDAMFNRLTGEIPATLGKCQLLQTINLQNNSLAGNIPSLLSGLKGLEILNLSRNNFSGQIPNFLGDFTSLAHLDLSFNNFDGEVPKVGVFANATKIWVVGNSKLCGGFQDLHLPPCSLQILKRKHKIPVLAIVLSLVATTICILLLLMFFLDYYKRKSRETPSTMSTQGHKVVSYQQLVEATNGFSTLNLLGSGSYGSVYRANLHDDISGQENIVALKVLKLHTPGALKSFTSECEAMRNLRHRNLVKVITACSSIDFNGNDFKAIVLDFMPNGNLEEWLHPFTNHQPGARNLSLAQRMSILFDVANALEYLHCNGGAPIVHCDLKPSNVLLDSDMLAHVGDFGLSRILIEGCSYFQASTNSMGFRGTIGYAPPEYGAGNMVSTHGDIYSYGVLILEMVTARRPTDNMFDQGLNLRKYVKIAFESRMMDIVDPELAEELENGPATTDGPSNQRKVDALISLVKLGMLCSEEIPSSRISTKDIIRELHAIKVKEIKENK, from the exons cgCGCACTTCTCTCCCTCAAGGACATGGTGTCCGACCCGTTTGGCTCTCTCCATTCATGGAACAGCTCAAACAACCCATGCAGGTGGCGCGGTGTTGGATGCAGCCGCAAGCACACTGAGAGGATCCTCGAGCTAAACCTCAACTCATTCGGCTTGATTGGAGGCATCTCTCCATTACTAAGCAACCTCTCATATCTCCATGTGCTAAACCTTGGGGAGAACCATCTTGCCGGTCAGATACCTGCGGATAGGACTGGAC CCCTACCTGCGGACCTGGGTCATCTTCGTAGACTTCGGGTACTGAACCTTTCCATGAACTCACTGCAAGGCGGCATCCCAACTTCTTTGGCAGGCTGCACCAATCTAATGAAGCTTAGCCTGGCTCACAACCAGCTGCGAGGTGAAATCCCTGGTGAGATTGGTAGTTTGAGAAATCTTGTCTTTTTTACACTTCATACCAATTACTTGACGGGAAACATCCCATCATCCTTGGGAAACTTGTCATCACTTGTCGCATTGAGTATGGCCAAGAACTTCCTATCAGGCATGATTCCTACTTCTTTTGGAAATCTATCGAACCTGACAATTATTTCACTTTTGAATAATCAGCTATCCGGTGCTATACCTTCCTCGCTTGGTCGCCTAACTAATATGGTAACACTTATCCTGGACCAAAACAACCTGACTGGTTCTATACCTCCTACTATTTGGAACATGTCATCTTTGGTTCTATTTTCCGTAGAAACCAATGAGCTTACCGGGACAGTACCTCCAAATGCACTCAGTAAACTTTCTGCTCTCGAGATTTTCTCTTTAGTGGAGAATAATTTTCATGGGCAGATTCCTTCTTCGCTTCCTAATGCTACCGGCCTAATTCAATTTGAAATCGCAATCAACCACTTCAGCGGCACTATTCCTCCAAAGCTTGGCGGGTTACAGGGCCTCCAATTTTTTGTTCTAGCATTTAATGCATTTGAAGCTAAAAACCATCATGAATGGAATTTTATGCACGCATTAACAAATTGCTCCGAGTTACAAGCTTTGGAATTGAATGATAATAAGCTTAGTGGAACGTTTCCTTCTGCAGCTTCCAATTTATCCACAAAGCTACCATATCTTTCCCTAGCTGGCAACACAATTTCAGGTCATGTTCCTAGAGAGATTGGTAACCTCGTTGGTTTAAG TGGAATCATTCCAAGCACCATAGGAAACATGGTGTCCCTCTTGATACTAGACCTATCTACTAACCATTTTACAGGGACAATCCCTAGCAGTTTGTTCAATATCACGACACTTTCCATACAACTAGGTATCTCTAATAATCATTTCGAAGGACCAATACCACCTGAGATTGGGAACCTACAAAATCTTGTAGTGTTTGATGCCATGTTCAATCGGCTCACTGGGGAAATTCCTGCCACTCTAGGAAAATGTCAGCTTCTCCAAACCATCAACCTGCAAAACAATTCATTGGCGGGTAATATTCCATCACTCTTGAGTGGGTTGAAGGGTTTGGAAATTCTCAATCTCTCAAGAAACAATTTTTCAGGCCAAATACCAAACTTCCTAGGAGATTTCACAAGTCTCGCACATCTTGACCTTTCTTTCAACAATTTTGATGGAGAAGTGCCAAAAGTTGGTGTTTTTGCAAATGCTACTAAGATTTGGGTCGTGGGTAATAGCAAGCTTTGTGGGGGCTTTCAAGACCTTCATTTGCCCCCATGTTCTCTTCAAATTTTGAAGAGAAAACATAAAATTCCAGTGCTCGCAATTGTTCTTTCActtgttgcaacaacaatatgcaTCCTTTTGTTGCTCATGTTCTTCCTTGATTACTACAAGAGAAAATCAAGGGAAACTCCTTCAACAATGTCCACACAAGGCCACAAAGTTGTCTCCTACCAACAGTTGGTAGAAGCAACAAATGGTTTCTCAACATTAAATTTGTTGGGCAGTGGGAGCTATGGATCTGTTTACAGAGCTAACTTGCATGATGACATAAGTGGGCAAGAAAACATTGTCGCTCTGAAAGTACTAAAACTTCACACCCCTGGAGCGCTCAAGAGTTTCACATCTGAGTGTGAGGCGATGAGAAATTTACGACATCGAAACCTTGTCAAGGTCATCACAGCATGCTCAAGCATCGACTTCAATGGGAATGATTTCAAGGCTATAGTGCTTGATTTTATGCCCAATGGTAATTTGGAAGAGTGGCTTCATCCTTTCACAAACCACCAACCAGGGGCTAGGAACTTAAGTCTTGCCCAAAGAATGAGCATACTCTTTGATGTGGCTAATGCATTGGAATATCTCCATTGCAATGGAGGTGCACCAATTGTTCATTGTGATCTTAAGCCAAGTAATGTCCTTCTGGATTCTGATATGTTAGCTCATGTTGGTGACTTTGGATTATCGAGGATTCTTATAGAGGGATGCTCATATTTCCAAGCCTCAACGAACTCGATGGGATTTAGAGGCACTATTGGTTATGCTCCTCCAG AATATGGTGCTGGCAATATGGTTTCAACTCATGGAGACATTTATAGCTATGGAGTTCTTATTCTTGAAATGGTTACTGCGAGGAGGCCCACAGATAACATGTTTGACCAAGGATTAAACCTTCGCAAGTATGTCAAGATAGCCTTTGAAAGCAGAATGATGGACATTGTCGACCCTGAATTGGCTGAAGAGCTTGAAAATGGCCCAGCAACAACAGATGGCCCATCAAACCAAAGGAAGGTTGATGCTCTGATTTCTCTAGTTAAACTTGGGATGCTCTGCTCTGAGGAAATACCATCGAGTAGAATATCAACCAAAGATATCATCAGGGAGCTGCATGCAATAAAAGTTAAAGAAATCAAGGAGAACAAGTAG